In Chryseobacterium gleum, a single genomic region encodes these proteins:
- a CDS encoding PIN domain-containing protein, translating into MIYLAIDTCVWLELLKIDFLNKDNYFDELLFWIENGHVIFVTTENLEREWMRNKDVKKQEILKSFKEKKREIAGMMSAVHQLDNMYEPDKVEASINNRMSRIDMLFSNKAIIAKESDEIYLEATKRNLNCSPPNHAKDSFRDTINLLTLKKHSQDHGYSKCIFTTINYKDFSEGNERYTLHSRLEQDFTEGNLEYVFFDTSIKAFSGKLFKIELRPHLPSFSQHLLEEKRKQESRLLTERKIQQRNNMDLEDDEFVSNTAQIDRIILSGKQTALDKKILDFLFEMNQSYQLYFFKKLAENELV; encoded by the coding sequence ATGATTTACCTCGCTATTGATACCTGTGTTTGGCTAGAACTGCTTAAGATTGACTTTTTAAATAAAGACAATTATTTTGATGAACTTCTCTTTTGGATAGAAAATGGTCATGTTATATTCGTGACTACGGAAAACTTGGAGAGGGAATGGATGCGGAATAAAGATGTGAAAAAACAGGAGATTCTTAAAAGTTTTAAGGAGAAGAAAAGAGAAATTGCAGGAATGATGAGCGCCGTCCATCAGCTAGATAATATGTACGAACCTGACAAAGTGGAAGCCTCTATCAATAACCGAATGAGTAGAATTGATATGTTATTTTCCAATAAGGCAATCATAGCAAAAGAAAGTGACGAAATCTATTTGGAAGCAACAAAAAGAAATCTTAATTGTTCACCACCAAATCACGCCAAAGATAGTTTTAGGGATACTATAAATCTGCTTACGTTAAAAAAGCACTCACAAGATCATGGCTATTCAAAATGCATATTCACAACCATTAATTATAAAGATTTTAGTGAAGGAAACGAGCGCTATACATTGCATAGTCGACTCGAGCAGGATTTTACAGAAGGTAATTTAGAATATGTATTTTTTGACACATCAATCAAAGCTTTTTCTGGGAAGTTGTTTAAAATAGAATTGAGACCCCATCTTCCTTCTTTCTCCCAACATTTGCTGGAGGAAAAACGTAAACAAGAAAGCAGATTGCTTACAGAAAGAAAAATTCAACAAAGAAATAATATGGATTTGGAAGATGATGAGTTTGTTTCTAACACAGCACAAATAGACAGAATTATTCTGTCTGGAAAACAAACAGCATTGGATAAGAAAATTTTAGATTTTTTATTCGAAATGAATCAGAGTTATCAATTATATTTTTTCAAAAAATTGGCAGAGAATGAGTTGGTTTAG
- a CDS encoding NACHT domain-containing protein: protein MVNKRFIPDADLSSAGDDFHILWTIKKSLELLNFDKQGLKALTIEGFEKNLSKKLDPTGEMFLGIDLTEYFGGKDFDSANSILISQLKYSTRRADENFTFSKLYEGKKSKSFHGSIVLRLANIFKKFVDEFGREKVLQKIKIKLVSNRNVNQSHLNQILKVQEFLKTNQRALSFNKVFSEIPDLNKDAFGKLHKASSLNLTEFTDFVRLLDFNDCGSNSRQLLKLELINSISKNSIKSKGQFNSLFQLVWNKMMPESEDDRTLGVTDVIASFGFSALENLFPVSQNFEKNIRTVEREQLKDIVNVIDSNVSYLPICLHGGAGIGKSTIVHQIKNAVPDYCQSILFDCYGAGKYQNPEDKRHLHRNAIVQLANELAKSLGTEFLLVQNESDDVYLNELKKRIRAGVEILKSRDANAYLLLIIDAADNSVTAAESFGERSFVQDLVNMEIPEGCHIVVTSRTYRKDSLKLPIKKHLEYELQPFSLEETTQFAKINFKNITKREILEFHQFTNGIPRVQFYSMSLRNQGIKEVINYLKPNGKLVDNLILDKIEDAIVKLGEDNRALVDEFFKLLIMLPRPVPINYISEIMNVQIALLQDLASDIWNGLVLENNHFYFRDEDFENYVRQTYPFSLEEHQDIANLFLSNSTKDEYASTNLGAILYSSGLKNELIDIVLDRKFLDFPTDPIRNREVYINRTKLALNASVEHENDINYFKLLFIAAEESKTDKGLTNLLIKYPDLVLRFGDQNSLTRLQMKSEERSWAGAFHLKLAGINSRKPENREIAIKHLKTANEWLVWRKTKNDEELRHYPISSLDIAFEAEAFLKLYGVRRMLERFNRWSPVESKISAGKHLIENIVSNSSETEISEWLKYDKFRIDEKIYISCKLFQYKLPISFDLTQLAKDLLRVFSHKKKEFSQLFYEFAVEFCGILSYYRVDSVLIIDCLNRIDSKPLGKVPFFNDSRFEDEPRLMEIFLKKDCLMSSLQNADKKLEDYYPSNFRNIDKIKDYDQRKIIERDKREFVAFLKYAVPVYQLHSDFLTHRFEETELTERFRKICSDIQNDYDFKHQFGYWANSRFIFLAVKLAKTCNHFDDKGELMQLIIDSFDKQAEKLKLRFEVLKVIILNKRYLKLSFKLLHEAKEIIQESHVSANESTENYLQCLLLSSKINNTLSKDFFEKAIKSVSEIDTEAFAQIRCLFELSQIGIVNDNPKMAYDFAKFIEYCDIKLGNYDKKHFPYAEGLMGIGNIDKSSMFPIMCRWHHRNVLKLGRPIITVLKKAMEVGYIDHITAASLINLKTNYNWRNLEELYKMIISGINNSGKTDIKNRFIKSEFRDLKLQKDKHYSKEIYDQIKSRQLIDDNLVKEIKEYVDFIDSLETKPEDSESKYIDNEKKHHNIDLASLDFTSVKALERVLDHIIVSGESFNSRSVINNFFEDIIENCEVEDQVFFLNALVDVSSDLLEYHTLENILEKAFEEWEFYPDIKNWKKDNFEKVLISRLHQLDYGSALSIFSIKSLAKLFCVDDIILEITIRKILPKKIDLLSDESIYSSFELIKNTLTKDKNEELLEWIIKRWNLPIQPDIADGLWSEELRPSSDCIENVADMMRFILGHPDKRLRWRAIHSLRKMVNLGSTGIFDILLKKQNEKNCLPFQEKNYMFYWMSSKLYLWIALDRISKENPKKLLHLKDVFYQELLSNNLPHVLIRHYIKKSCLNLYSFDNSVFTDEELNFILQMNNSKFEMVEEKKYARKQRKFARSDSDSWLFKFSSLDTLPYWYDKVGDPFNLSEYDVADVADKIIAEEWGYVGNPNEDDFIGSQLYNGDWHLTRNDHGSNPEVEDISIYWQYHAMYCAANFLLENEPFVKTDYLDGKEDWEDWLKSEANAFDNFWLSDLRDPLPLKKKYWKKGENKFDLIWRDQIQEDDFDSGVGFLDQADPFLYVYGGITMYMGANQESVSIISNLVSPDKSDALLRALHTTKDSYDYYFPLAKDEDDDEATDEKDFLLKGWIEEFKSEYEGLDSQDELFNRNQQGSFVLEDGLQKKYDVTYDEYYKMGYAKNSLISVFENWNEVSNDEPRNRKYNTGVESSGSILKISKNFLVEFLKQEKKDLILRCMIERQLEERHYRNRDSDNRYQIKLYLIKADGTVKTLRGVNYKIG, encoded by the coding sequence ATTTTCATATTTTGTGGACAATCAAAAAATCTCTGGAATTACTAAACTTTGATAAACAAGGGCTAAAGGCTTTAACTATTGAAGGTTTTGAGAAAAATCTCTCGAAAAAACTTGATCCTACCGGAGAAATGTTCTTAGGGATTGATTTAACGGAATATTTTGGCGGAAAGGATTTCGACAGCGCCAATTCTATACTTATATCTCAATTAAAATACAGTACCAGAAGGGCTGATGAAAATTTTACTTTTTCCAAACTTTATGAAGGAAAAAAGAGTAAATCTTTTCATGGATCAATCGTTCTGCGTTTAGCTAATATTTTTAAAAAATTTGTGGATGAGTTTGGAAGGGAAAAAGTTCTGCAAAAAATAAAGATCAAACTTGTCAGTAACAGAAATGTTAATCAATCCCATCTCAATCAGATTCTTAAAGTTCAGGAATTTTTAAAGACTAATCAAAGAGCCTTAAGTTTCAACAAGGTTTTTTCCGAAATTCCAGACTTAAATAAAGATGCTTTCGGAAAACTGCATAAGGCTTCTAGTCTTAATCTTACAGAGTTTACGGATTTTGTGAGATTGCTGGATTTTAATGATTGTGGATCAAATTCAAGACAGCTACTAAAACTTGAATTGATAAATTCCATTTCAAAAAATAGCATAAAGTCTAAAGGACAGTTCAATTCATTATTTCAGCTGGTCTGGAATAAGATGATGCCTGAAAGTGAGGATGACCGCACCTTAGGCGTTACTGATGTGATTGCAAGTTTTGGATTTAGTGCGCTTGAAAATCTTTTTCCTGTTTCTCAAAATTTCGAAAAAAATATACGTACTGTTGAAAGAGAACAACTGAAGGATATTGTAAATGTTATTGATTCCAATGTTTCTTACCTACCCATCTGTTTACACGGTGGTGCAGGAATTGGTAAGTCAACCATTGTTCATCAGATAAAAAATGCTGTTCCCGACTATTGCCAATCTATTCTCTTTGATTGTTATGGTGCAGGTAAATATCAGAATCCGGAAGATAAAAGACATTTACATAGAAATGCTATTGTACAGTTGGCTAATGAGCTTGCCAAGTCATTAGGAACTGAGTTTTTGCTAGTACAAAATGAATCTGATGATGTTTATTTGAATGAACTAAAAAAGAGGATTAGAGCAGGCGTTGAAATTTTAAAAAGCAGAGATGCTAACGCTTATTTACTGCTCATTATTGATGCTGCTGATAATAGTGTAACAGCGGCAGAATCGTTTGGAGAAAGAAGCTTTGTCCAAGATCTTGTCAATATGGAAATTCCAGAGGGTTGTCATATTGTGGTAACCTCTCGTACGTACCGAAAAGATTCTCTCAAACTCCCGATTAAAAAACATTTGGAGTATGAACTACAACCATTTTCATTGGAGGAAACAACTCAATTTGCAAAAATCAATTTTAAAAATATTACGAAAAGAGAAATTTTAGAATTTCATCAATTTACCAATGGTATTCCAAGAGTACAGTTTTATTCAATGTCCCTACGAAATCAGGGAATAAAAGAGGTAATTAATTATCTTAAACCCAACGGTAAGCTTGTTGATAATTTGATACTCGATAAAATCGAAGATGCTATAGTTAAGCTTGGAGAGGATAATAGAGCTCTTGTCGATGAGTTTTTTAAGTTACTCATAATGCTGCCAAGACCGGTGCCAATTAATTACATTTCAGAAATTATGAATGTTCAAATTGCTTTGCTTCAAGATTTAGCATCTGACATTTGGAATGGACTTGTTCTTGAAAATAACCATTTTTATTTCAGGGATGAAGATTTCGAGAATTATGTAAGACAGACATATCCTTTCAGTCTGGAAGAACATCAGGATATTGCAAATTTGTTTTTATCCAATTCAACTAAAGATGAATACGCTTCTACAAATCTTGGAGCAATCTTATACTCATCGGGTTTGAAGAATGAATTGATTGATATTGTTCTAGATAGAAAATTTTTAGACTTCCCTACAGACCCGATACGCAATAGGGAAGTTTATATCAACCGTACGAAACTTGCTCTTAATGCCAGTGTTGAACATGAGAATGATATCAATTATTTTAAATTATTATTTATAGCCGCCGAAGAATCTAAAACAGATAAAGGTCTGACCAATCTTCTTATTAAATATCCGGATTTGGTTTTGAGATTTGGTGATCAAAATTCTTTGACAAGGCTTCAAATGAAAAGTGAAGAACGCTCTTGGGCTGGAGCTTTTCATCTAAAACTTGCTGGCATTAATTCCCGTAAACCCGAAAATAGAGAAATAGCCATCAAGCATCTTAAGACTGCTAATGAATGGCTTGTTTGGAGAAAAACAAAAAATGACGAAGAGCTACGGCATTATCCCATATCAAGTCTTGATATAGCATTTGAAGCTGAGGCTTTTTTGAAATTATACGGAGTCAGAAGAATGTTGGAACGCTTCAATAGATGGAGTCCTGTTGAGTCGAAAATTAGTGCAGGTAAACATCTTATCGAGAATATTGTCAGCAATTCGAGTGAAACTGAGATTTCAGAGTGGTTGAAATATGATAAATTTAGAATTGACGAAAAGATATATATATCTTGTAAACTGTTTCAATATAAGTTGCCAATCAGTTTTGATTTGACTCAGCTTGCTAAAGACCTATTAAGAGTATTTTCTCATAAGAAAAAGGAGTTCAGTCAATTATTTTATGAGTTTGCTGTAGAGTTTTGCGGAATTTTAAGCTATTACAGAGTTGATAGTGTTTTAATCATTGATTGTCTCAATCGAATTGATTCAAAACCTCTCGGTAAAGTACCTTTCTTTAATGACAGCCGTTTCGAGGATGAACCAAGATTGATGGAAATTTTTCTCAAAAAGGACTGTCTTATGTCATCACTCCAGAATGCAGACAAAAAACTAGAAGATTACTATCCTTCTAATTTTAGAAACATTGATAAAATTAAAGATTATGACCAACGTAAAATAATTGAAAGAGATAAGAGAGAGTTTGTAGCTTTTCTTAAATATGCTGTTCCAGTTTATCAGCTGCATTCCGATTTTTTAACTCACCGTTTTGAAGAGACTGAGCTTACGGAACGATTTCGAAAGATTTGCAGCGATATTCAAAATGATTATGATTTTAAACACCAATTTGGTTATTGGGCAAATTCCCGATTTATATTTTTGGCGGTTAAGCTCGCAAAAACCTGTAATCATTTTGATGATAAAGGTGAGTTGATGCAGTTAATTATCGATAGCTTTGACAAGCAGGCCGAAAAGTTGAAACTTAGGTTCGAGGTTTTAAAAGTAATCATCTTAAACAAAAGATATTTAAAGTTATCATTCAAACTTTTACATGAGGCAAAAGAAATTATTCAGGAATCTCATGTTTCTGCTAATGAATCTACAGAGAACTATCTACAGTGTTTACTGCTTAGCAGCAAGATTAATAATACTCTAAGTAAAGATTTTTTTGAAAAAGCAATTAAATCTGTTTCGGAAATTGATACTGAAGCTTTCGCACAAATAAGATGTCTTTTTGAATTGTCACAGATAGGCATTGTTAATGATAATCCAAAGATGGCATATGATTTTGCTAAGTTTATTGAATATTGCGATATTAAATTAGGAAATTACGATAAAAAACATTTTCCTTATGCTGAAGGTTTAATGGGAATTGGAAACATTGATAAATCTTCAATGTTTCCGATCATGTGCCGTTGGCATCATCGAAACGTTCTAAAGTTAGGACGTCCAATAATTACAGTGCTTAAAAAAGCAATGGAAGTAGGATATATCGACCACATTACGGCAGCGTCGCTGATCAATCTTAAGACAAATTATAACTGGCGAAATCTGGAAGAATTATACAAGATGATTATCTCAGGAATTAATAATAGTGGAAAAACTGATATAAAGAATAGATTTATAAAATCTGAGTTCCGAGATTTAAAACTGCAAAAAGATAAGCATTATTCAAAGGAAATATATGATCAGATAAAGTCACGCCAACTCATTGATGATAATTTAGTGAAGGAGATAAAAGAATATGTTGATTTTATAGATTCTTTAGAAACTAAACCTGAAGATTCGGAATCAAAATATATTGATAACGAAAAAAAACATCATAATATTGATCTCGCTTCATTGGATTTTACATCTGTTAAAGCATTAGAAAGAGTTCTTGATCATATCATAGTCAGCGGTGAAAGTTTTAACAGTAGATCAGTTATTAATAATTTTTTCGAAGATATAATTGAAAACTGTGAGGTTGAGGATCAAGTGTTTTTCCTTAATGCCCTTGTGGATGTTAGCAGTGATTTATTGGAATATCATACTCTGGAAAACATATTAGAAAAAGCTTTTGAAGAGTGGGAATTTTATCCAGATATAAAAAATTGGAAGAAAGATAACTTTGAAAAAGTATTGATAAGCAGACTCCATCAGCTTGACTATGGGAGTGCTTTGAGCATATTTTCTATCAAAAGCTTAGCAAAACTATTCTGCGTAGATGATATTATCTTGGAAATTACTATCAGAAAAATTTTGCCTAAGAAAATTGATCTTCTTTCGGATGAATCTATTTACAGTTCTTTTGAGCTTATCAAGAATACTCTCACCAAAGATAAAAACGAAGAATTATTAGAGTGGATAATCAAAAGATGGAACTTACCAATTCAACCTGATATAGCTGACGGTCTTTGGAGTGAAGAATTAAGACCTTCGAGTGACTGTATTGAAAATGTTGCAGATATGATGAGGTTTATTCTTGGTCATCCTGATAAGCGTCTACGTTGGCGGGCTATCCATTCATTACGGAAAATGGTAAACTTGGGTAGTACAGGTATATTTGATATACTTCTTAAAAAACAAAATGAAAAAAATTGTCTTCCTTTCCAAGAGAAAAACTATATGTTTTACTGGATGTCTTCTAAATTATATTTGTGGATTGCTTTAGACAGAATATCAAAAGAGAACCCAAAGAAACTTTTGCATTTGAAAGATGTTTTCTATCAGGAATTATTAAGTAATAACCTCCCTCATGTCCTGATCAGGCATTATATTAAGAAAAGTTGCCTTAACCTTTATTCATTTGATAACTCTGTATTTACAGATGAAGAGCTAAATTTTATTCTGCAAATGAATAATTCTAAATTTGAAATGGTTGAGGAAAAAAAATACGCCCGAAAGCAACGAAAATTTGCACGGAGTGATTCCGATAGTTGGCTTTTTAAATTTAGTAGTTTGGATACATTGCCGTATTGGTATGACAAGGTTGGAGATCCTTTCAACTTGTCGGAATATGATGTAGCAGACGTTGCAGACAAAATTATTGCTGAAGAATGGGGGTACGTTGGCAATCCTAACGAAGATGATTTTATAGGAAGCCAGCTTTATAATGGAGATTGGCATCTTACAAGAAATGACCACGGAAGCAACCCGGAAGTCGAAGATATTTCTATTTATTGGCAATATCACGCTATGTACTGCGCCGCTAATTTTTTGTTGGAAAATGAGCCATTCGTTAAAACTGATTATTTAGATGGTAAGGAGGATTGGGAGGATTGGTTAAAATCTGAAGCTAATGCTTTTGATAACTTCTGGCTATCGGATTTAAGAGATCCGCTTCCACTAAAAAAGAAATACTGGAAGAAAGGCGAAAACAAATTTGATTTGATTTGGCGTGATCAGATCCAAGAAGATGATTTTGATTCGGGAGTAGGCTTTTTGGATCAAGCCGATCCTTTTCTCTATGTATATGGTGGTATTACAATGTATATGGGAGCTAATCAAGAGTCAGTAAGTATTATATCAAATCTGGTCTCTCCAGATAAATCAGATGCTTTATTGAGGGCTTTGCATACGACAAAAGATAGCTACGATTATTATTTTCCTCTTGCTAAAGATGAAGATGATGATGAAGCAACAGATGAAAAAGATTTCCTTTTGAAAGGATGGATAGAAGAATTTAAATCGGAATACGAAGGTCTTGATTCACAGGATGAACTTTTTAACCGTAATCAACAAGGTTCTTTTGTTTTGGAAGATGGCTTGCAAAAAAAGTATGACGTAACTTATGATGAATACTATAAAATGGGTTATGCAAAAAATTCATTGATAAGTGTCTTCGAAAACTGGAATGAGGTTTCTAACGATGAACCGAGAAATAGAAAATATAATACAGGTGTTGAATCTTCTGGCAGTATTTTAAAAATATCGAAGAATTTTTTAGTTGAATTTTTAAAACAGGAAAAAAAGGATCTAATCTTAAGATGTATGATCGAAAGACAACTCGAAGAGAGGCACTACAGAAATAGAGACAGCGATAACAGATATCAAATAAAACTTTACCTAATAAAAGCAGATGGAACAGTCAAAACACTCAGAGGAGTCAATTATAAAATTGGGTGA